A genomic window from Solanum stenotomum isolate F172 chromosome 10, ASM1918654v1, whole genome shotgun sequence includes:
- the LOC125841648 gene encoding mitochondrial import inner membrane translocase subunit Tim13, which produces MDSFSSPPSGASSQFSTNDIMDQVKTQLEQAYAEQFLETVRDKCFDKCITKPGSSLSGSEGSCISRCVDRYIEATGIISKALFSQR; this is translated from the exons ATGGATTCTTTTTCGTCGCCGCCAAGTGGAGCATCGTCCCAATTCTCGACGAATGACATAATGGACCAGGTCAAAACTCAGCTTGAACAGGCATACGCTGAGCAATTTCTCGAG ACAGTGAGGGACAAATGCTTTGACAAGTGTATCACCAAACCAGGGAGCAGTCTAAGTGGAAGTGAAGGTAGTTGCATCTCAAGGTGTGTTGATCGTTATATTGAGGCCACTGGTATAATTAGCAAGGCTCTCTTCAGTCAACGCTGA
- the LOC125841182 gene encoding B3 domain-containing transcription factor NGA1-like: MNFFDQGGTRPFSHSSSSSQKIIVPDFSYQQRSTTNNGEDSTDLVMNMDLDPADEVGESNTIEREHMFDKVVTPSDVGKLNRLVIPKQHAEKYFPLDSSTNEKGLLLNFEDRNGKPWRFRYSYWNSSQSYVMTKGWSRFVKEKKLDAGDIVSFQRGVGELGKDRLFIDWRRRPDAPDHLHYTHFTNHHLHNTLYSSNIQYPAAAAWNRPLFLQPPPPPDHSHLQYSLEPAAGSMSHHHQQQSHGSSPNYYYDTCNFNNSRTAVVNGNPCPSGSVVYLRSGSAQVPQQAGLMKLRGHSNSTSGRVVEPVVFDSVPVVQGKAAAKRFRLFGVNMDCPISDSDESCEITSSSSPLPNPATTATYSHVPQFSSLSFRTFNNYDTNPPAATEEESFDKGCCSCRCFVGHAPQVLRLLQI, encoded by the exons ATGAATTTCTTCGATCAAGGAGGTACACGCCCATtttctcattcttcttcttccagcCAGAAGATTATAGTTCCTGATTTCTCTTATCAGCAAAGAAGCACCACTAATAATGGTGAAGATAGTACTGATCTCGTGATGAATATGGATCTTGACCCTGCAGATGAAGTTGGTGAAAGTAATACGATTGAGCGAGAACACATGTTCGATAAGGTAGTCACTCCCAGTGACGTCGGCAAGCTCAATCGGTTAGTCATCCCCAAACAGCACGCTGAAAAGTATTTTCCTCTGGATTCCTCTACCAACGAGAAAGGCCTCCTTCTCAATTTCGAAGACAGGAATGGAAAGCCTTGGCGCTTCAGATATTCCTATTGGAATAGCAGTCAAAGCTATGTAATGACCAAAGGTTGGAGCCGCTTCGTCAAGGAGAAGAAGCTCGATGCTGGGGATATTGTCTCATTTCAGCGTGGAGTCGGTGAATTGGGCAAGGATCGTCTCTTCATCGACTGGAGGCGCCGTCCAGACGCCCCCGACCATCTCCACTACACCCACTTCACTAATCATCATCTCCATAATACCTTGTACAGCTCTAATATTCAGTACCCAGCTGCTGCTGCTTGGAATCGTCCTCTCTTTTTGCAGCCTCCTCCTCCTCCTGACCATTCACATTTACAATATTCCCTGGAACCTGCAGCTGGCAGCATGtctcatcatcatcaacaacaatcTCACGGATCCAGTCCTAATTATTACTACGACACTTGTAATTTCAACAACAGCCGTACAGCCGTGGTAAATGGAAACCCTTGTCCGAGCGGGTCAGTAGTTTATCTCAGATCGGGGTCAGCCCAAGTCCCACAACAGGCTGGGTTAATGAAATTAAGAGGTCATAGTAATAGTACTAGTGGCAGGGTTGTGGAGCCAGTGGTGTTCGACTCCGTACCGGTTGTTCAAGGCAAGGCAGCAGCAAAGCGATTCAGGTTGTTCGGTGTGAATATGGACTGTCCCATCTCAGACTCGGATGAATCATGTGAAATCACGTCCTCGTCTTCTCCCTTGCCTAATCCCGCCACTACAGCAACTTATTCTCATGTCCCCCAATTTTCATCATTATCATTCAGAACTTTTAACAACTATGATACCAACCCGCCGGCAGCCACCGAAGAAGAATCGTTCGACAAAG GTTGTTGTTCTTGTCGCTGCTTCGTTGGGCACGCCCCCCAGGTACTGCGATTGCTTCAGATCTAG
- the LOC125841184 gene encoding 60S ribosomal protein L13a-4-like produces MVSGSGISARRIVVDARHHMLGRLSSILAKELLNGQRVVVVRCEEICLSGGLVHQKMKYLRFLRKRMNTKPSHGPIHFRAPSKILWRTIRGMIPHKTKRGAAVLARLKVYEGVPPPYDKIKRMVIPDALKVLRLQAGHKYCLLGKLSSEVGWNHYDTIKELENKRKDRAQVAYGRRKQLAKLRVKAEKAAEETLGPQLAVIEPIKY; encoded by the coding sequence ATGGTGTCCGGTTCAGGAATCTCCGCAAGGAGGATAGTGGTTGATGCTCGTCACCATATGCTTGGTAGGCTCTCATCAATTTTGGCTAAGGAACTGCTTAATGGACAGAGAGTTGTTGTTGTTAGGTGTGAAGAGATTTGTCTTTCTGGTGGACTTGTTCATCAGAAAATGAAGTATCTTAGGTTCCTTCGTAAGAGGATGAATACTAAGCCTTCTCATGGACCTATTCACTTCCGTGCTCCCTCTAAGATCCTCTGGAGGACCATCCGTGGGATGATTCCCCACAAAACTAAGCGTGGAGCAGCTGTTCTTGCCCGCTTGAAGGTTTACGAGGGTGTTCCACCTCCATATGACAAAATCAAGAGGATGGTCATCCCTGATGCTCTCAAGGTGTTGAGACTCCAAGCAGGACATAAATACTGTCTCTTGGGTAAGCTTTCATCAGAGGTTGGATGGAACCATTATGACACTATCAAGGAGCTTGAGAACAAGAGAAAGGACAGAGCCCAGGTAGCATACGGGAGGAGAAAGCAGTTGGCCAAACTCAGGGTTAAGGCCGAGAAGGCTGCTGAGGAGACGCTCGGTCCTCAACTTGCAGTTATTGAACCTATCAAGTATTAG